A single window of Salvia splendens isolate huo1 chromosome 6, SspV2, whole genome shotgun sequence DNA harbors:
- the LOC121809357 gene encoding auxin efflux carrier component 6-like gives MISGDDLYSVMCAMVPLYSAMLVAYASVKWWKMFTPEQCSGVNRFVAVFAVPVLSFHFIAHNNPYQMDAEFILADTLSKAFILALLSAWCLLLGGRLEWLITLFSVSTLPNTLVMGIPLLKAMYGEFTQTRMVQLVVLQCIIWYTLLLFLFEYRAAKILIQTQFPGQTAAAITRFQIDNDVISLDGRDPLCTDSEIDDNGRIRVRIRRSTSSAAPSSSMGLTPRASNLSNAEIFSINTPHEFGFGLRPVSPRLSGYASSDAYSLQPTPRASNFNEFDIAAAVSPPPPPTGRGFRQASPSVKMVWESPAEAHGFSGDVYEKDLSFRDCAKIEVREGDAATNQEMPRALVMLKLILTMVGRKLSRNPNTYSSVLGLLWSLISFKWNIGMPSVVKYSIKIISDAGLGMAMFSLGLFMALQPRIIACGTKMAAISMAIRFIAGPVVMSAASVAVGLRGTHLHAAMVQAALPQGIVPFVFAREYGLHPDILSTGVIFGMLVSLPVTLLYYILLGL, from the exons ATGATAAGCGGCGACGACCTCTACAGCGTGATGTGCGCCATGGTCCCGCTCTACTCCGCAATGCTGGTCGCCTACGCCTCCGTCAAGTGGTGGAAGATGTTCACGCCCGAGCAGTGCTCGGGCGTGAACCGCTTCGTGGCCGTCTTCGCCGTCCCCGTCCTCTCCTTCCACTTCATCGCCCACAACAACCCCTACCAAATGGACGCCGAGTTCATACTCGCTGACACGCTCTCCAAGGCCTTCATCCTCGCGCTTCTCTCGGCCTGGTGCCTCCTCCTCGGGGGCCGGCTCGAGTGGCTCATCACGCTGTTTTCGGTCTCGACTCTGCCCAACACTTTGGTGATGGGAATCCCTTTGCTTAAAGCCATGTATGGGGAGTTCACGCAGACACGGATGGTCCAACTTGTTGTTCTCCAATGCATTATTTG GTACACCCTACTCCTCTTCCTCTTCGAGTACCGGGCCGCGAAGATACTAATCCAAACCCAATTCCCGGGCCAAACCGCCGCTGCAATAACCCGATTCCAAATCGACAACGACGTCATCTCCCTCGACGGGCGGGACCCGCTCTGCACGGACTCGGAGATCGACGACAACGGCCGCATCCGCGTGAGGATCCGACGGTCCACGTCGTCCGCGGCCCCGTCCTCCTCCATGGGCCTCACGCCCAGAGCATCGAACCTCTCCAACGCCGAGATCTTTTCCATCAACACGCCCCACGAGTTCGGGTTCGGGCTCCGACCCGTCAGCCCGAGGCTGTCGGGCTATGCCTCGTCGGACGCCTACTCGCTGCAGCCCACTCCGAGAGCGTCTAATTTCAATGAGTTCGATATCGCCGCCGCTGTCagcccgccgccgccgccgacggGGAGGGGGTTTCGGCAGGCGTCTCCGTCGGTGAAGATGGTGTGGGAGTCGCCGGCCGAGGCGCATGGATTCAGCGGCGATGTCTACG AAAAAGATCTTAGCTTCAGAGACTGCGCAAAGATTGAAGTGAGGGAGGGAGATGCAGCTACCAATCAAGAGATGCCACGTGCTCTGGTTATGCTAAAACTAATTTTGACTATGGTTGGAAGGAAGCTTTCTCGTAATCCAAATACTTATTCAAGTGTTTTAGGCCTATTATGGTCTCTAATCTCTTTCAA ATGGAATATAGGCATGCCAAGTGTGGTGAAATACTCAATCAAAATCATTTCTGATGCTGGGCTTGGGATGGCCATGTTCAGCTTAG GATTGTTCATGGCACTTCAGCCTCGGATAATAGCTTGTGGGACAAAAATGGCGGCAATATCCATGGCCATTCGGTTCATTGCCGGCCCCGTGGTGATGTCCGCTGCATCCGTAGCTGTCGGCCTGAGAGGCACGCATCTTCACGCTGCGATGGTTCAG GCAGCTCTGCCGCAAGGAATCGTCCCATTTGTATTTGCACGAGAGTATGGGTTACACCCTGACATACTAAGCACTGG GGTCATTTTTGGAATGTTGGTTTCTTTGCCAGTAACCcttttatattacatactgcTGGGCTTGTGA
- the LOC121809358 gene encoding uncharacterized protein LOC121809358: MTSKRRGQCSKSVRLQDEPNVSQQRLKTSEGFTTKTAIGRRVYSRNLHQKTLDMVTPSHHSHESVPPLENERLSVDVEQQEDEGIASSAEIVEKQSRGPTYMKNIWGRPLNLPPIHVEYNEFGQAIGGEDSTLCHFLGSIARSGNYCPIDIKSWHAIPKERKTEMLDIVKLRFHVPIIAEKWILESIGLKWRNWKHYLKTRYWADVPIEHLIDDRDERVLEVQWINLLAYWRTEHAKNASKRNKKAREKKLMNQRTGKKSFAQVKAKMTKELGQCPSRVQLFKTCFVSSNGSTSDAVSSKISAMEDCNDQSLEGSDDAIAPDDIFAQIMGKDRPGHVRMMGRGVRPSDLWNETSKSTSNRLLVEYREKIERLEARLATQERVCGSQADTRPNVIVSKPSSVNATTTHIDQVGTYVSLRSIFTKKIVAKGCIHSIDPSTKVGGQMLGLNWCEINVKVVVEPKEELIRPYDNLHELSQTVGHMIAWPCFLVDPLSDNH, encoded by the exons ATGACTTCTAAACGTCGAGGGCAGTGTAGCAAAAGTGTTCGTTTGCAAGACGAACCAAATGTTTCACAACAAAGGTTGAAAACCAGTGAAG GTTTCACTACTAAGACAGCAATAGGCAGAAGAGTTTATAGTAGAAATCTACATCAAAAAACTTTGGACATGGTCACACCTTCGCACCACAGCCATGAAAGTGTGCCACCATTGGAGAATGAGCGCTTGAGTGTCGACGTCGAACAACAAGAAGATGAAG GTATTGCATCTAGTGCTGAAATTGTTGAAAAGCAAAGTAGAGGCCCTACGTATATGAAAAATATTTGGGGTCGCCCTCTAAACTTGCCCCCCATTCATGTTGAATATAATGAGTTCGGTCAAGCTATAGGTGGTGAGGATAGCACGCTCTGCCATTTCCTAGGTTCGATAGCAAGAAGCGGTAATTATTGTCCTATAGATATTAAAAGTTGGCATGCCATTCCAAAGGAGAGAAAAACTGAGATGCTTGACATTGTAAAG TTACGATTCCATGTCCCTATCATTGCTGAGAAGTGGATCCTGGAATCTATCGGGCTTAAATGGAGAAACTGGAAGCATTACTTGAAAACGAGATACTGGGCTGACGTACCTATCGAGCATTTAATAGATGATAGGGACGAAAGAGTTTTGGAAGTTCAATGGATCAATCTCCTTGCCTATTGGAGAACAGAACATGCAAAG AATGCAagcaaaagaaacaaaaaagcGCGAGAGAAAAAGTTAATGAATCAAAGGACAGGAAAGAAGTCGTTTGCCCAAGTTAAAGCAAAAATG ACCAAAGAACTTGGACAATGCCCATCTCGTGTTCAACTTTTCAAAACTTGTTTTGTTTCTTCAAATGGAAGCACAAGTGATGCTGTCTCTAGCAAAATT TCAGCAATGGAAGATTGTAATGATCAATCTCTTGAAGGTTCGGACGATGCAATTGCTCCAGATGATATCTTTGCCCAAATTATGGGGAAGGATAGACCCGGCCATGTAAGGATGATGGGTAGGGGAGTGCGTCCTTCAGATTTATGGAACGAAACTTCTAAAAGCACATCGAACCGTTTGCTAGTGGAGTATCGAGAAAAGATTGAACGGCTAGAGGCAAGGCTTGCAACACAAGAAAGAGTTTGTGGTTCACAAGCAGACACTAGGCCAAATGTGATAGTCTCTAAGCCTTCCTCAGTAAATGCTACAACAACTCATATTGATCAG GTTGGTACATACGTGTCTCTAAGAAGcattttcacaaaaaaaattgttgcCAAAGGATGTATTCATAGCATAGATCCAAGTACAAAAGTTGGCGGACAAATGTTAGGATTGAATTGGTGTGAAATAAATGTTAAAGTTGTGGTTGAACCTAAGGAGGAATTGATCAGACCCTACGACAACTTGCACGAGCTTTCCCAGACCGTTGGTCATATGATTGCTTGGCCATGTTTTTtg GTGGACCCATTAAGTGACAACCATTGA